One window from the genome of Cucumis melo cultivar AY chromosome 10, USDA_Cmelo_AY_1.0, whole genome shotgun sequence encodes:
- the LOC103496712 gene encoding cation/H(+) antiporter 15-like — MSMNSINQTYVCETVERRGDDAWQYLFQFSVKSPSSLFLLQLSAISLISQLMESLFKPLGQSTVVSHIFGGIILGPSFLGQKDEIARTLFPQRGNLTLETFGSFGLMFFLFVMGVKIDAAVMLRPGRQALVVGLSVFFFTLILPLTFVFILKHSIPTHDHITDALYLIALCQTLIGSPVIACLLTELKILNTDIGRLAISSSMFCDVLAMFTTVATLSFTENKKANNGQTPIYSLISSFALIAGIFYVFKPVLLWMLKRFQQRKLIQEVLIIWIFLLVLFSGFLSEIIGQHYFLGPLVLGLVVPDGPPLGATIVSKLETLALRLFYPTFLAVSGLQTNIFIIRLGDSWPVVVVILFSCMVKIGAVVLPAKYFNLLNADALVLGFILNARGFLQLILFNFWKHGQLMSDEEFSLSVMAVVVMTAIITPLIRLLYDPSKRYFSSSRCTIQHLKAESELRVLVCIHHQDNIPTIINLLEVSYASRDSPLVAIALILVELVGRSNPVLIAHQADCTLDRSSSKATHIINALRQYEDHNAGYATVDAFTAISPYELMHDDVCRLAFDKRATIAILPFHKQWAIDGTIEKVNRPIQNMNLQILEMAPCSIGILVDRGVLTKQISVLTARTPYHIAVLFVGGPDDAESLALGARMAKHHMVDLTVIRFLLFGAENSKNRKHDTELIHEYRQANLGNEHFVVVEEMVRDGSGLAASIRGMEDCFDLIIAGRRHEENPILDGLHQWSECPELGVVGDILASPDFRSSSTVLVVQQQRLRGRFSGRKMMNSGLVHDAPAGSWSIMMER; from the exons ATGTCTATGAATTCTATTAACCAAACTTACGTATGCGAAACTGTTGAGCGCCGTGGGGATGATGCATGGCAATATCTATTCCAATTCTCTGTAAAATCCCCTTCTTCTCTCTTCTTATTACAACTCTCTGCAATTTCCTTAATTTCTCAACTCATGGAATCCCTTTTCAAACCCCTCGGACAATCTACAGTCGTCTCTCATATCTTT GGTGGCATCATCTTGGGTCCTTCGTTCTTAGGGCAAAAAGATGAGATAGCAAGAACGTTGTTCCCCCAACGAGGGAACCTCACATTGGAAACTTTTGGAAGTTTTGGCCTCATGTTCTTCCTCTTTGTCATGGGAGTGAAGATCGATGCAGCAGTGATGCTACGGCCAGGGCGACAAGCATTGGTTGTAGGTCTGTCTGTGTTTTTCTTCACCTTAATACTACCACTCACATTTGTCTTCATTTTGAAGCATTCCATCCCAACACACGACCACATCACCGACGCTCTTTATCTCATAGCTTTGTGTCAAACCTTGATCGGCTCTCCTGTTATCGCTTGTCTACTAACCGAGCTCAAGATCTTGAATACTGACATCGGCCGCCTAGCAATTTCATCATCAATGTTCTGTGATGTATTAGCCATGTTCACAACAGTCGCCACGTTATCATTCACGGAGAACAAGAAAGCCAACAACGGCCAAACTCCAATATATTCACTAATATCATCATTTGCACTTATTGCTGGCATCTTCTACGTCTTCAAGCCTGTACTTCTTTGGATGCTCAAGCGTTTTCAACAACGAAAGTTGATCCAGGAAGTCCTTATTATCTGGATATTCCTTCTTGTATTGTTCTCTGGGTTTCTGAGTGAAATCATAGGGCAACATTATTTCTTGGGGCCATTGGTTCTTGGCTTGGTTGTGCCAGATGGTCCTCCACTGGGTGCTACCATTGTATCCAAATTGGAAACTTTAGCTTTAAGACTGTTCTATCCAACTTTTCTGGCTGTTAGTGGATTGCAAACCAATATCTTCATTATCAGACTTGGTGATTCTTGGCCTGTTGTGGTTGTTATTCTGTTTTCCTGTATGGTTAAGATTGGAGCAGTGGTTTTGCCGGCAAAATACTTCAATCTACTAAACGCAGATGCCTTGGTTCTTGGCTTTATTCTGAATGCTAGAGGGTTCTTGCAGCTGATTCTTTTCAATTTCTGGAAGCATGGTCAG TTGATGTCAGATGAAGAGTTTTCTTTATCTGTTATGGCAGTGGTGGTTATGACAGCCATTATAACACCATTAATCAGACTTCTTTATGATCCATCAAAACGCTACTTTTCATCATCAAGATGTACAATTCAACATCTGAAAGCCGAGTCTGAGCTTCGAGTCTTGGTCTGCATTCACCATCAAGACAACATCCCCACCATCATTAACCTCCTTGAAGTGTCTTATGCTTCAAGAGACAGTCCACTTGTTGCCATAGCTCTAATTTTGGTCGAGCTCGTTGGGAGAAGCAATCCGGTTCTTATTGCACACCAAGCGGATTGCACGCTCGATAGATCTTCGTCTAAAGCAACCCACATTATCAATGCCTTGAGGCAATATGAAGATCACAACGCAGGCTATGCTACCGTCGATGCTTTCACCGCGATATCGCCATACGAACTAATGCACGACGATGTTTGTAGACTCGCATTTGATAAGAGGGCCACCATTGCTATTCTTCCTTTCCACAAGCAGTGGGCGATCGATGGCACGATTGAGAAGGTGAACCGACCCATCCAGAATATGAATTTACAAATCCTTGAAATGGCACCTTGTTCAATTGGAATTCTAGTAGATAGGGGAGTATTGACCAAGCAAATATCTGTCTTGACTGCACGAACTCCATATCATATTGCAGTGTTGTTCGTTGGTGGCCCTGATGATGCGGAGTCATTAGCGTTAGGAGCCCGTATGGCCAAGCATCACATGGTCGACTTAACCGTCATTCGGTTCCTTCTGTTTGGAGCTGAAAACAGCAAGAATAGAAAGCATGACACTGAGTTGATCCATGAATATAGACAAGCCAACTTGGGGAATGAGCATTTTGTGGTTGTGGAAGAGATGGTGAGAGATGGCTCTGGATTAGCTGCATCCATTAGAGGCATGGAGGATTGCTTCGACTTAATAATCGCGGGACGACGACACGAGGAGAACCCCATTCTCGACGGCCTTCACCAATGGAGTGAGTGTCCGGAACTCGGGGTGGTCGGTGATATACTTGCATCTCCGGACTTCAGGAGCTCGTCGACGGTGTTGGTGGTGCAGCAACAACGGTTAAGAGGGAGATTTTCAGGGagaaagatgatgaatagtggCCTTGTTCACGATGCTCCGGCGGGATCTTGGTCTATAATGATGGAGAGATGA